One Myxosarcina sp. GI1 genomic window carries:
- a CDS encoding pentapeptide repeat-containing protein has product FANLNGANLNGADFLFATLSFAYLGFANLNGANLSFATLRNAILRNAILRDAILINTDLRDTFIGFAENLSNQQIKYACFWEKAIYTEVDWNEIEEKLITVDEKANQKRIEAIRQDKTSDPETPPDCDKWK; this is encoded by the coding sequence GTTTTGCCAACCTCAATGGTGCTAACCTTAATGGTGCCGACTTCCTATTTGCCACCCTCAGTTTTGCATACCTCGGTTTTGCCAACCTCAATGGTGCTAACCTTAGTTTTGCCACCCTCAGAAATGCCATCCTCAGAAATGCCATCCTCAGAGATGCCATCCTCATTAACACCGACCTTAGAGATACCTTCATCGGTTTTGCTGAAAATCTTAGCAATCAACAAATCAAATATGCTTGTTTCTGGGAAAAGGCAATATACACCGAGGTAGACTGGAATGAGATAGAAGAAAAATTGATTACAGTAGATGAAAAAGCCAATCAAAAAAGGATTGAAGCAATAAGACAAGATAAAACTTCAGACCCAGAAACTCCTCCCGATTGCGACAAATGGAAATAG
- a CDS encoding DNA cytosine methyltransferase, whose translation MLRHLDLFSGIGGFTLAAKQLGGIQTTQFVEIDSDAQTVLRSHFPGVPIHSDIRDYQPEPGAFDLITMGFPCTGTSNAGSRTGLKHPASSLWREGLRCLIEAQPRFCIIEQPEGVIRRGLRAILGGLSLAGYSTEIEYVSAAKLGAGHQRLRLFIISYPNEWADLYQNAPCWSDQMREMVQRQRLSSQWLTVRDLRDRVNNGLSVRLVRGLNEAILEECHYTEPSKSPGRIRARYLAGRTVTPGQAAIALRRVLYLNALSDKTTTQKAI comes from the coding sequence ATGCTCAGACATCTCGACCTCTTTTCAGGAATCGGAGGCTTTACCTTGGCAGCCAAACAACTTGGAGGAATCCAAACAACTCAATTTGTCGAAATTGATTCCGACGCTCAAACAGTCTTGCGATCGCATTTCCCAGGAGTACCAATCCATTCCGACATCAGAGACTACCAACCCGAACCAGGTGCATTCGATCTCATCACAATGGGATTCCCCTGTACGGGAACGAGTAACGCAGGAAGCAGAACGGGACTCAAACATCCAGCTTCGTCTCTTTGGCGAGAGGGACTTAGATGCCTTATTGAAGCTCAACCCCGCTTCTGTATTATCGAACAACCTGAAGGAGTTATCAGACGAGGACTTCGAGCTATTCTTGGCGGACTCAGCTTGGCAGGATATTCTACAGAAATTGAGTATGTCTCGGCGGCAAAGCTTGGAGCGGGTCATCAAAGACTCAGACTATTTATCATTTCCTACCCTAACGAGTGGGCAGACCTCTACCAAAATGCGCCCTGCTGGTCAGACCAAATGCGAGAAATGGTTCAAAGACAAAGGCTTAGTTCCCAATGGCTTACAGTTAGGGACTTGCGCGATCGCGTCAATAATGGGCTATCCGTCAGACTGGTTCGAGGGCTTAACGAAGCAATACTCGAAGAATGTCACTACACCGAGCCAAGTAAGTCACCAGGAAGAATTAGAGCTAGGTATCTCGCAGGTAGAACAGTCACTCCAGGACAAGCAGCGATCGCTCTCCGTCGAGTCCTCTATCTCAATGCCCTGTCTGATAAAACAACCACACAAAAAGCCATTTGA
- a CDS encoding ParM/StbA family protein, with the protein MSSAIDEVSSERMENQLKHSNWIGFSQPEQQAWIRDGNSVIAVGQMAEKFCPTDRRSVPKYENALYKIMAAIGVIVERHFDSKKRKIKIQLGLLLPWDEYKDRKRLWGELQRLTPEYEFRSRKIRVKIEDFLCYPEGGGIAVSRIAEKGLDWFKQQRLGILMLGDRNWTGLCFESGQIKRGASPLMGFSFLLDRVIKTAPCLLNRDKLNNAIFKGITEASKGEYYSPKPLWGELEAIRSLATARNSNLRKSEIEDLDKAITLGEREWEEKLKLFLKEIFPNRLTELNVCGGPLPFFKPFIEAYFNCAVGEKMDCSPIDLARPYTPVLAHGGIANDVAEALEFKSIAATESAFSVRFADVFSLFEYLKAE; encoded by the coding sequence ATGTCATCAGCGATAGACGAAGTTTCATCCGAACGAATGGAGAATCAACTCAAACATTCTAATTGGATAGGATTTTCCCAACCCGAACAACAAGCATGGATAAGAGATGGCAACAGCGTAATAGCAGTAGGACAGATGGCGGAAAAGTTTTGTCCGACAGATAGAAGAAGCGTTCCCAAATATGAAAACGCACTGTACAAAATTATGGCGGCAATAGGAGTAATAGTAGAAAGACACTTTGACTCAAAAAAGAGAAAAATCAAAATCCAACTAGGATTGCTATTGCCTTGGGACGAATATAAAGACCGCAAGCGTTTGTGGGGAGAGTTACAAAGACTGACTCCAGAATATGAATTTCGCAGCCGTAAAATCCGAGTCAAGATAGAAGATTTTCTTTGTTATCCAGAAGGAGGTGGTATAGCCGTGTCGAGGATTGCAGAAAAAGGTTTGGATTGGTTCAAACAACAGCGATTGGGGATTTTGATGTTAGGCGATCGCAATTGGACGGGACTCTGTTTTGAATCGGGGCAGATAAAAAGAGGTGCTAGTCCTCTTATGGGTTTTTCCTTTCTGTTGGATCGAGTTATTAAAACTGCACCTTGTTTGTTAAATAGAGACAAACTAAACAACGCTATTTTCAAGGGAATAACGGAGGCAAGCAAAGGTGAATACTATTCTCCCAAACCTTTGTGGGGTGAGCTTGAGGCAATTCGCTCTCTAGCTACAGCCAGAAATAGCAATCTTAGAAAGTCGGAAATAGAAGATCTAGATAAAGCTATAACTCTTGGAGAGAGGGAATGGGAAGAAAAGCTGAAGCTTTTTCTTAAAGAGATATTTCCCAATCGACTGACAGAACTCAATGTATGCGGAGGACCGTTGCCATTTTTCAAACCCTTTATAGAAGCTTACTTTAACTGTGCGGTTGGTGAAAAGATGGATTGTTCGCCAATAGATCTAGCTAGACCGTATACTCCCGTCTTAGCTCATGGTGGAATCGCAAACGATGTAGCAGAAGCTTTAGAGTTTAAATCTATAGCTGCAACAGAGTCGGCTTTTTCAGTTCGCTTTGCCGATGTTTTTAGTCTATTTGAGTATTTAAAAGCAGAATAA